Proteins co-encoded in one Stomoxys calcitrans chromosome 5, idStoCalc2.1, whole genome shotgun sequence genomic window:
- the LOC106094785 gene encoding outer dynein arm-docking complex subunit 4 isoform X1 → MSNVLKDFLDIDKQQELLQSFTRLGATEDELNDEQAPQKKGSRRHIPSSPKSKSAAGERRKSVKFEDTDAPVAGKGRNRISIEAELRAARKRIEELSKKKKVKENFVDFYTDKDRAAAVSAGFFDIKQSLQIKQKQDRNEALSIPEEGDISSIIALGLKEIKNANPENAIIFFTKALELNNTDINALVSRSKCYLLLGEASKALVDANLALTEDKNNIRAIYQKAESLYYLGQFEQSLMYFHRGARARPELNSFRLGVQKTQEAIENTIGVKNKTGTSTAPTKNKAKKSGDNTPKSHPNSSRPHRSRPTKSEMERRNARKLLGELCVDKEYLENLLKHPDLIRADTNTENISTFAKEAVEFLNKRQEFWRQQRPCNALPNHKNLPMDAMPRWF, encoded by the exons TACTCGTTTGGGAGCCACTGAAGATGAGCTCAACGATGAacaagccccacaaaaaaagggCTCTCGCAGACATATACCATCTTCACCAAAGTCCAAATCTGCTGCTGGTGAACGTAGAAAATCTGTCAAGTTTGAAGACACTGATGCTCCAGTGGCAGGAAAAGGGCGAAATCGCATAAGTATAGAAGCTGAACTAAGAGCAGCACGTAAACGCATCGAAGAGCTTAGCAAAAAGAAGAAggtcaaagaaaattttgtggacttctatacggataagGATAGAGCTGCGGCCGTATCCGCTGGATTTTTCGACATAAAGCAAAGTTTGCAAATCAAGCAAAAGCAGGATCGCAATGAGGCCTTGTCGATACCTGAAGAAGGAGACATTAGTTCAATAATTGCATTGGGTTTGAAGGAAATTAAAAATGCCAATCCAGAAAATGCCATTATTTTCTTTACAAAG GCTTTGGAACTTAATAACACTGATATTAACGCTCTGGTTTCTCGTAGTAAATGCTATTTGCTTTTGGGAGAAGCCTCTAAGGCTTTGGTGGACGCAAATCTGGCCTTGACAGAAGATAAAAACAACATACGAGCCATCTATCAAAAGGCCGAATCTCTTTACTATTTAGGACAATTCGAGCAAAGCCTTATGTACTTCCATAGAGGCGCCAGGGCCAGACCGGAATTGAACTCATTTCGTTTGGGCGTGCAAAAAACACAAGAGGCTATTGAGAATACCATAGGAGTTAAAAATAAAACTGGCACTTCAACGGCTCCAACTAAAAACAAAGCGAAAAAGTCGGGCGACAATACACCCAAGTCACATCCAAACAGTTCTCGACCACATAGGTCAAGGCCGACGAAAAGTGAAATGGAGCGTAGAAATGCCCGTAAACTCTTGGGCGAATTGTGTGTGGACAAGGAATATTTGGAGAATTTACTAAAGCATCCCGATTTGATACGAGCCGATACAAACACTGAAAATATCTCAACCTTTGCCAAGGAGGCAGTGGAATTTCTTAATAAGCGACAGGAGTTCTGGCGACAACAACGTCCCTGCAATGCCTTACCAAATCACAAAAATCTTCCCATGGATGCAATGCCGCGCTGGTTTTAA